The genomic interval TAATTAAGCTGAACCTGGTTTTATCTGATTCAATGTTGCAAGGATAAACTGCTTCTGTTTCTCACCTTGAGCttcttattaaaatgattatatatcaCATGCTTTGTTGTTATtgagatggtttttttttttggtttctttctgTCTTTATCCAATTTCTTAAAATGCGCTATACAACACGTAAATGATAAGTGGAGAATATATGATTCAGATAGTTGATgcttatttatttatgcattTGATTGGCACCGGCTGTTCGGGAACAAAGTCACAACTAATCTCGAGGGTTCATAGACCATTAGCAAGAAGttcctgcaagtgcacctcaAGTAGTTTAAGGGAAAACTTGTCCGATGGCCACTAGAAATTGTTTGTATCCAAGGGTTTGaaccttatttatttttctatttgccAAGTAGATAGTTGATGCTTATGAATTAGAACATCATTTAAATCTAGACTATGTGGTTGTTTGGGAACTTAgtaaaattccatttttttatttgtcagaatgaggggtgcaacacgaggatttcccaggaggtcacccagcCCACTACTACTCTCACACAAGCACGGGGTCCACTGCTAGTATGATCACACCTAGTAAAACTTGTCCGATGGCCCTTAGAAATTGTTTGTATCCAAGGGTTCGaaccttatttatttttctatttgctAAGTAGATAGTTGATGCTTATGAATTAGAACATCCTTTAAATCTGGACTATGTGGTTGTTTGGGGACTGAGATTAgtaaaattccatttttttatctgtaagaatgaggggtgcaacacgaggacttcctaGGAGATCACCCAGCCTAGTACTACTCTCACACAAGCACGGGGTCCACTGCTAGTATGATCACACCTAGTAAAATTCCATTTATTGACAAGCTTTTATGGGTTTTTTAGGGGCCATCAGACTGGGAgaacttccccttgaattacccaaggtgctCTTGCGGAAAACTCTTTGCTgagggcctatgcaccccctggattagtcgggactttgttctcAGACACTCGGTACCAATAAAGAAAATTCATGGGAAGGGATTTATTTAACTCTTAAGACTGGATGGTCTTGGGAATTGACTCCATGGTTTTTTAGCATGTCTGGCTGAACATCTTTTAGGTCTTTTAAAAAGTATAACCATCTTGGTGCTGGTGGTTGTGCGCAGCTGCTTTGGGATTAAATCATGGGTAGCTTTGTTTGTTGCGAAGTATAAACGTGGTAATGACAGTTATCTGAATTTGTTGATATTACCCAGTGCTTGGATTGGGAATCTATATCCATGATACAGAGTTGGTTGATTTTTGTGGTGGGATGAGGTGCTTTACGATTTCATTTCATGTAAAGCAGAGTTGGTTGGCAATAGTCACTCTTTTTAGACTTGTTGGCAATAGGCAATATTACCCATGCTTTTTCCACTTCTATGAATTTGCTACTTCAGTGTTTAACCACATTTCTTGTAACAGGTCAGATTTCtcactaaaatatatcatcCTAACATTGACAAGGTAGGATATACTTTGTATTATGTTTTTACTTATTTTAGGTATAAGAATTTACTATTATATCTTATGCCTCTTATGGAACAAGTTTCTTAATGCAGCTTGGAAGGATATGCCTTGATATTCTGAAAGACAAATGGAGCCCTGCTCTCCAAATACGAACTGTACTTTTGAGGTATATTTGTCTATGATCTTATTTCAGTATTCTATGCACATCTTCCTGAATCTTTTCTCTCCTGAAAAATTTCCCATGGGAAATATTCCTGGGCAacgtaattatttttgtgatatCAGAAAGAGTTTTTTATTTACACATGCTATTTCTATCcattagaatgaaaaaaaaaagaataagtcAGTCATTTCAGCTGTTCATCTTACAGCTCTCGTCAGTCTAGTTTTAAACGACTgtaaaagatgagaaaattgaaaatatcttTGGAGAAAGGGAGAAGAACATTTGAATTTGGGTAATCCCTTTCTTCCATGGAGCGATAGAGTTTGTTTTTCTggtgaaaaaattgaaatcaataatattgaaattagCAATGTTTTCCTCGTTAGCATTCAAGCACTTTTGAGTGCTCCAAACCCCGATGATCCACTTTCTGAGAACATCGCTAAGCATtggaaaacaaatgaggctGAAGCTGTTGAAACAGGTAACGTTGCTATCTTCAACTTATTGGTTCTTTGgaattagttttttctttttaagaaaaagaaagaagtgaAAATTACCATCCTCAGTTTCACTATTTTCTGTTACCCTGCAGCGAAGGAGTGGACTCGTTTATATGCAAGTGGTGCCTGATGACACGGCTGAAAGCTTTGCTTCCCCTCTAGTAACATTTAATGAAATGTTGTATGGAATTGACTGTCAATTTTAAATGGAAATTTGGAAGAAATGATCTTTGAAAAATCGGAGTTTAATATTTCTCCAAAGCTTCCAGTTGCCTCCTCCCATGGAAGTCTTTGTGGAACTTGTATGATATATTCAGCCATTAATTTGGCGAaggatctatatatatatatatagtagttgcTTCGGCCTCAACTATTTTGCCCTTTGAAAACTAGCTGCTCTGTCTATCAACAAGTACGGTATCCTTTGAGGGACAGATGCTCAGTCTATCAACAAGGCATTTTAGACTTGCTGTGACTTTATTGAGGCCATTGATGTCTTATCTCTCCcttctgaaaaagaaaaaataaaaaaattgaactttaGATTTGAAAGAATGGATTgctattgattttctttcttgcaTAGCTATGACTGCGAGAGGCATGACTAGTGATTCTGACTGGCTCTCTTAATTTATGAACTTTATTGCTATCGATAATAGCAACATTTTGACACGCCCAATTGAGAGCACATCTCAGCAAATGCATGTAATCAGAAAAGGTGTATTTACTGGTTGTTTGTACTCTTTGAGTGGCAAAGAATAGGCTAACCTTACATGAGATTTTGGCATGACTTGATTCTGTTATCGTGTACCCAGAAACCAAACTATAGAAGTGGCAAAAGGGTTTATTGATGATCTCGTCGTAATtgtccaaaacaaaaaataaaactccaaaaagaGGAACATCAGGAAACAAACATACACTCAGTTTCATGCATGAATGGATTCTCAATCAAACCTTTTTCAAGTCCAATTTTTCCTTTAACCCCACCACTGTCTCCATCATTATTAATTAGAAGGCTTTGAGCATTTGGAGCTAACAGCTCTAAATGCTCTGAGCTCAATCCCAACTAGATTTTATATGAGTCAACAAGGTTCTTCAGTGTTATAAGTGGGTAAGAGTGCAATCATGATCACgctttagatttataaataaaagagttgTAAGCTTTGATCTCACATCAACCCTAATGAGTGttctaaaaaaaaaccttagtAACCAAACTGGGTCCAAAGGCTACCAAGAGGACCCAGAAGTAAGCAAAACGACAGGGCTTTTCCTCTGGTGTCTTCTCCTCCAATACAATTCTGATCCACAAGGACTCTTATCAGTTATCAGACCTTATCAACCCtacacaaacaaaaacaattcctttttttttttggaaaaaaataaatataattac from Juglans regia cultivar Chandler chromosome 2, Walnut 2.0, whole genome shotgun sequence carries:
- the LOC109012315 gene encoding ubiquitin-conjugating enzyme E2 36 isoform X1, yielding MANSNLPRRIIKETQRLLSEPAPGISASPSEDNMRYFNVMILGPTQSPYEGGVFKLELFLPEEYPMAAPKNEGCNTRISQEVTQPTTTLTQARGPLLVRFLTKIYHPNIDKLGRICLDILKDKWSPALQIRTVLLSIQALLSAPNPDDPLSENIAKHWKTNEAEAVETAKEWTRLYASGA
- the LOC109012315 gene encoding ubiquitin-conjugating enzyme E2 36 isoform X2; its protein translation is MANSNLPRRIIKETQRLLSEPAPGISASPSEDNMRYFNVMILGPTQSPYEGGVFKLELFLPEEYPMAAPKVRFLTKIYHPNIDKLGRICLDILKDKWSPALQIRTVLLSIQALLSAPNPDDPLSENIAKHWKTNEAEAVETAKEWTRLYASGA